In Lapillicoccus jejuensis, the DNA window CATCGGGTAGAGCGGCCACGGCGAGCTGCCGGTCACCGGCGCTTCGCCACCGCGCAGCGGGTCCGGCCGCAGCTGCACCGGGCACAGCCACAGCGGCTCGACCGGGACCTCGCGCAGGAACCAGTCGAGGAACTCGGCGGTGCGCGACAGCGGGATCTCGACGTCCTGGACGACGCGCTCGCGCGCCGGCCTCCCGCGGCGCTCGTCGAGCCGGGCCATGACCTTGTGACGGTTCTCGAAGGCGACGATCTTCCAGTAGACGTCCGAGCGGAGCCGGCTCTTGGGCCACAGCCGCCGCACGAGCGGGTGCTGGGCGCCGAACGCGCGCGAGCACCAGAACCAGTCGGTGTCCCACCGCCACAGGTAGTCGCGCACGGTGAGCAGGTCGCGCTCGCGCTGCTGCAGCGAGCGGTAGAAGACCTGCTGGCCCGTGTAGTCGCTGGGGCGGGTGCCGGGACCGTCGGGGTGCTCGTCGAGCGAGTCGGCCCACCGGCCGAGGGTCAGGTACGCCTCGTCGCGGGAGAAGACGACGCCGTCGAGGAAGTCGACCGGCTCGCCGTCCCAGCGCCGCTCGCGCATGATCGCGGCGATCGCGTCGGTGACGGCGCTGAGGTCGTGGAAGGGGACGTGCCGCAGGGCGACGTACGGGTGCACGCGCTCGACCTCGATGGTGAGCGAGAGCGCGTAGCCGAGCGAGCCGTAGCTGTTGGGGAACGAGCGGAAGAGGTCGGCGTGCTCGCCGTCCGGCGTCGCCGTGACGACCTCGCCGTCGCCGGTGAGGACCTCGGCCTCGAGCACCGACTCGTGCGGGAGGCCGTTGCGGAAGGACGTCGACTCGATGCCGAGGCCGGTGACCGCGCCGCCGAGGGTGATCGTCTTCAGCTGCGGGACGACGAGCGGCGTGCAGCCCTGGGCGAGGGTGGCCTCCACGAGGTGCTCGTACGTCGTCATGCCCTGAACCCGTGCGGTGAGGCTCACCGGGTCGACGTCGATGGCGCGGTCGAAGGCGCCGACGTCGAGGCCGGGGCCGACGGCCGCGGCGCGGGGGCGGAACAGGTTGCTGGTGCGCTTGGCGAGGCGTACCGGAGCGTCCTGCGGGAGGCTCGCGTACTGCGCCCGCACCTCGCGGGTCGCCGACGCGTGCTCGGCGGGAGTGGCGAGACGGGCGTGCGGCACAGCCAGCATCAAACCACTACTCGCCGGTACGACGCCCCACGGGCCCGGGACGCGGTGCCGTCGCCACCCGGTACGCCCGATACTTCGGGAGTGAGCACCGCCGCGGTCCCGCCCGCCCTCGACTACCCGTGGCCCGCGGACGACCTGACCGACGGGGTCGTCGTCGTGCGCGCCGCCCGGCCGGGCGACGAGGAGGCCTGGATGTCGGCGCTGACCGACCCCGAGGCCCGGCGCTGGAGCCCCCCGCTCGTGCGGGACGAGGCGCAGTGGCGCGACCGGTTCACGACGATGCTCGGCCAGACCGCCACGGACGCGGTGGTCGACCGGGTCGTCGCCGACCCCGGCGACGACCGGTTCCTCGGGCTGGTCGACTGGCGTCGTACGGGCCCGGAGCTGTTCCGCTGCGTCGACGTCGGCTACGTGACGGCGCCGGGCGAGCGCGGGCGGGGCGTCGCCTCGCGCGGGCTGAGCCTGCTCGTGCCGTGGCTGCTGGCCGCCGACGGGCTCGGCCAGCACCGCGTCCAGCTCGACCACGCCGTCGAGAACGTCGGCTCGTGCCGGACCGCCGTGCGCGGCGGGCTGCGGCGCGAGGGCACGCGGACGTCGTTCCTGCCGCTCGCGGAGGCGGACGGCGTCGTGGTGTTCCACGACATCTGCCAGCACGGGGTCGTCGGGGCGGACTGACCCGGTCCGTCTTCTTGCCGGTCAGGTGGTGGCGCCGCCGGCCAGGGCCTGGGTCACGAGGGAGGCGTTGTCGGTGACCCGCAGACCGTGCTCGTCGAGCAGCGTGTCCTCGAGACCGATCCGTGTGTCGTGGCCCTGGCGCTGCGCCCACCGCAGCACCGGCCAGGTCCACTGCTCCTCGCCGTGCACGAGGAGGGGGCACGGGACCGGCCCCAGGGCGGCGATGATGCGCTCGGCCGCCCAGAGCCCTTCGGCGCCGGGGGTGGTGCCGGGGATGGCCTCGACGAGGACGCGCAGCACTCGCTGAGGCCACCGGCTCTCGGCGAGGGCGGCGGCAGCGAGCGGCGTGAAGAGACCGGCCTCGATGCCGATGCCGTTCTCGTGCAACGCCTGCGCCACCTCGACGGCGCCGTCCTCGTGCCAGTTGACGCTGGCGTGGTCGGGGCCGCCGTCGGCGGGGCCGGGCCATCGCCGGACCGCCGCGAGCCGCGCGACCGGCTCGGGCTCGATCGCCTCGTGCGTGCTCACCCCCACCGGGACGCCGGGGGCGGCCTCGCGGATCGCGGCGAGGACGAGCCGGTGCAGGTCGCCGTCGAGCGTCTCGGCACCGCCGTCGGCCCGCGGGTGCACGTGGATGCCGTGGGCGCTCGCCGCGACGGCGGCGGCGGCCTGCGCGGCCAGCCGGGCCGCGGTGACCGGTACGCCCTCGAAGGGACGCCGGGCGCCGTTGAGGCAGACCTGCAGCACGACCTATCCCCCCGCCGCCAGGACCGCGTGGCAGGCGGCGAGCCGCTCGTGCCACCAGGCGACGCGGTCGGGCGGCGCGGCGAGCCGCTCGAGGGCGTCCTCGTCGACGTCGGGGGCGCCGACCGGGATGTGTCCCGCGACCGGGACGAGGGGGTTGGTGACGACGTCGTCGGTCAGCAGCTCGACGGTGCCGAGGCCGCAGTCGTGGGGCAGGTCGGGCAGGGCGGCGGCGAGGGCGGCGCCGGCGGCGATGCCGACGCTGGTGTCGATGGCGGAGGAGACCACCGCGGGCAGGCCGCAGGCCTGCACCACCTCGAGGGCGCGGCGGACGCCGCCGAGCGGGGCCACCTTGACGACGACGAGGTCGGCGGCGCCGAGGCGGGCGACGCGGACCGGGTCCTCGGCCTTGCGGACCGACTCGTCCGCGGCCACGAGGACGTCGATGCGCTTCTGCCGCAACGACTCCCGCAGGGCGACGAGCTCCTCGACGCTCACGCAGGGCTGCTCGGCGTACTCCAGCCCGTACGGCGCCAGCGCCGCCAGCGCCGTCGTCGCCTCGCCGACCGACCAGCCACCGTTGGCGTCGACCCGGACCCGGGCGCCCGGGCCCATGACGTCGCGGACGGCGGCGACGCGGGCGACGTCGTCGTCGAGGGTCTGACCCTTCTCGGCGACCTTGACCTTGGCGGTGCGGCAGCCGTCGTAGCGGGCGAGCAGGCCGGCGACGTCGTCGGCGGGGAGGGCGGGGACGGTCGCGTTGACCGGGACGGTGTCACGGAGCGGGACGGGGAAGCCGTCGTACGCCGCCTCGACCGCGGCGGCGAGCCAGCGGCTGGCCTCGGGGGCGTTGTACTCGAGGAAGGGGGCGAACTCGCCCCAGCCGGCGGGGCCGCGCAGCAGCAGCGCCTCACGGTGCGTGACGCCGCGGAACCGCACACGTAGCGGGATGCTCACGAGGCGGGACGCCTCGCGCAGCTCGCCCAGCGGTGGGAGCGGCGCCGTCATCGCGTGAAGACGGTCTCGGGGGCGTTCGCGAGGGCGAGGCGCACGCGCTCGGCGTGCCGGTCCGACATCGGCGGCAGCGCGTCGACGGGGAACCAGCGTGCGTCGACGGACTCGTCGTCGCCGACGGCGGGCTCGCCGGAGACCCACGAGCAGCGGAAGACCAGCTCGAGGTACTGCGACTCGTCGCCGTTGGCGTAGGTGATGACGGGGCTGACGGTGACCCAGACGAGCCGGTCGGCCCGGGCGACGACGCAGGCCTCCTCGAGGCACTCGCGCACGGCGGTGACGGCCGGCTCCTCCCCCGGGTCGACGATGCCGGTGACGGGGGTCCACTCGAGGGTGTCGCTGCGCTGCACGAGCAGGACCTCCTCACCGCCTGCGTCCTGGCGGTCGCGGACCACGACGGCGGCGGCGCCGCTCAGCCACAGCGGCATGGTGCCGACCTTGTCGCGCAGGGCGAGGATGAAGTCCGGGGTGGGCACGGGTCGAGCCTAGGCTGTCGGTCGTGAGCGAGCCCGTGCAGCGCAGCGTCAGCGAGACCTTCGACCCGTCAGCGTGGACGGCGGTGGAGGGGTTCGAGGACCTCACCGACGTGACGTACCACCGGGCGGTCGGCCTGGGCGCCGTCAGGGTCGCCTTCGACCGGCCCGAGGTGCTCAACGCGTTTCGGCCGCACACGGTCGACGAGCTCCACCGCGTGCTCGACCACGCGCGTCGTACGCCCGACGTGGGGTGCGTGCTGCTGACCGGGAACGGGCCGGGGCCGGAGGGCACCGGGTCGGCCGGGAAGTGGGCGTTCTGCTCCGGCGGCGACCAGCGGATCCGCGGGCGGTCGGGGTACCAGTACGCGACCGGCGAGACCGGCGACACCGTCGACGAGCGGCGGGTCAAGGCCGAGGGCGGGCGGCTGCACATCCTCGAGGTGCAGCGGCTGATCCGCACCATGCCGAAGGTCGTCGTCGCCGTCGTGAACGGCTGGGCCGCCGGCGGCGGACACTCGCTGCACGTCGTCTGCGACCTGACCATCGCCTCGCGCGAGCACGCGCGGTTCAAGCAGACCGACGCCGACGTGGGCTCGTTCGACGGCGGCTACGGGTCGGCGTACCTCGCGAAGATGGTGGGGCAGAAGCGGGCTCGCGAGATCTTCTTCCTGGGAAGGACCTACTCGGGAGAGGAGATGCGCGAGATGGGCGCGGTCAACCTCGTCGCCGACCACGCCGAGCTCGAGGCCACCGCGCTCCAGGTCGCGCGCGAGATCATGGGCAAGAGCCCGCAGGCCCAGCGGATGCTGAAATTCGCCTTCAACCTCCTCGACGACGGGCTCATGGGCCAGCAGGTCTTCGCCGGTGAGGCGACCCGGCTGGCCTACATGACCGACGAGGCCGTCGAGGGGCGCGACCAGTTCCTTGAGAAGCGCGACCCCGACTGGTCACCGTTCCCCTGGTACTTCTGAGGCACCCCACCTGTTGCCACGTTCTGCGCGGTGACGGCGTGCTCAGCGAGAGCAAAGCCGCACCTTCAATATCGAAGACCCCTCGCCGGTCGTCAGCAGGAGGCCTAGAGTCGAGCGGCATGGGGGAAAACGATCAAGATCGTCTGTCCGCGACTGCTCTTCAGACCATCGGCGCAGTCTCCAAGTTGCCATTGGTCAGAGTCGACCGTGATGCGTTTCTTCGGAGACAGTTCGGCAAGTCGGAACATCTGGACGCCGTCATCAGTGAGGGCCCCCACGTCGTCTACTCGGCCAAGTCGCTGCGGAAAATGGCCGACGGCCTTATTCGTCGGAGCGCCACGCGAACGTCACTCGCCTCGTTCGCCTCTGGAATTCCTGGCAACCCTGTCGTCATGGTGGCGGCAGGCGGTGCGGACGTAGCTCAGTACTTCGGCTTTGCTATCAACCTGGCGCAGCAGATTGCGTATCTCTTCGGTGAGGACGACTTGTTTGACGGAGGAGGCGAACTCAGCGAGGAAGCCCAGATGCGCATCATCGCCTACCTCGGGGCCATGTTCGGCGCCGCCGGCGCCGCCGCCCTTGTGTCGCAGACCTCGAAGGTGGCGGGCGAGAACATCGGCAAGAAGCTGGCCGCTCAGGCCCTGACCAGAACGGCCTGGTACCCGCTAGTCAAGAAGGTGGGTGCGGCTATCGGCGTCAAGATCACGAAGAAGACGGTGGAGAAGACAGTGACTAAGGCCGTGCCCGTCGTCGGTGGTGTCGTGTCCGGTGGTCTCACCTACTTCACGTTCACGCCCATGGGGCATGGGCTGGCCGACACTCTCTATCGCAACGCGCTCGGCGAGTTCGACGAAGCGATGGATCTGAACCCTGGGTTCGTCGCTGATCAGAGCAGGGCAAAAGACCAAGACCGAGAGTAGGGCCCTGAGGCAGTTCTCGGCCCGACAGGCCGGACGGATCGCACGCCGACAACGATTTTCGCGGTCCACGGCGAATTCTCGTGCATGCGCCGGATGGTCCGCGCGTCACACAGCGGCCCGGACTCAGCGGGCTCGGCGGGCTCGGCGGGCTCGGCGGGCTCGGCGGGCTCGGCGGGCTCGGCGGGCTCGGCGGGCTCGGCGGGCTCGGCGGGCTCGGCGGGGCCAGCATGTCAGCGCTGGCGTCGCCGAAACGTCAGTCCTCATCAACGACGATTGCGTCTGACTCCGGCGTCAGCTCGAACACGACACGCTCAGGAAATTCGACCTCCTCGACGAGCACCCGAAGCGCGTACCGGCCGACAGTGGCGTCCAGCTGCTTGGCGTCATCATGGGCCGCGTCGGCAAGGGTCACGACTCCAGATGCGGTGACGAACTCTCCCTCGTACACGCACGTCAGCTCGTCCGGGCAGCGACCCACCCACACCTCGGCCGTCGCCTCCCCGTCGACCTCGTGCTGGATGCGCGCCACCACGATCGAGCGGGCAGCGGCGACCCCCCGGTCGTCCAGGAGCGAGGGCACCTGTTCTCTCGATGAGGGATCACCCATCACCGTCAAGCCCCAGGGCCAGTCGCGGCGAACAAGCAGCACCTGTCGTCCCTCGGGCATGCGCACAGTATGGGCGGCCGGTAGGGACCGCCGCGCGGAAAGTGGCAACAAGTGGGGTCTTGCAGGCGGACACTCCGCGGGGTGTCGTCAGTCGCCGGCGAGCGAACGCAGGTACTCGGCGTTCCCGCGCAGCGCGGCGGCGTACCGCTTCGCGTCGTCAGCCTCGCCACCCTCGGCGCTCGAGGCGACCGCCTCGAGGAGAAGCGCGACCGCCTCGTCGAGCCGTCCCGCCGCGTGCAGCGTCAGCGCCTCGAAGGCCATGAGCGACACCGACTCCGGGTACGCCTCGCGGGCCTGCGCGAACACCACGAGCGACCTCTCGGTCTCGCCGAGGTTGCGCAGCGTCGAGCCGTACTGCACGCCGCATCGCCGCAGCACGTCGCCCTCGAGCCCGGCGTCGAGCGCGCGCTCGTAGAACCCGCGGGCCACCTCCTCCTCCCCCGCGGTGTCGTGCGCTCCCCCGACCTCGTAGAGCACGCGGGCGTCGTCCGGGTGCTCTACGAGGACCCGGTGCAGCGCCTCGATCGTCGGCTGCATGGCGTCCCGGTCGCGCGCGGCGACGATCCGGTCCAGCTCGGCGTCGAGCTCGGCCCGCGCCGGGTCCGTCGCCCCGCCCACCGGCGGCGCCCAGCCCGGGCGCGGGACGAGGCAGAACGGGTGACCGGCCGGGTCGGCCCACACGTGCGCCGCGGCGTCGAGAGACCGCGCCCCGAGACGCCGTACGGCGTCGTCCGCCGCCTCCACGTCGTCCACCATGACGTCGAGGTGGACCTGCTGCGGCACACGCGGATCCGGCCACGTCGACGGCGCCAGGCCCGGTGCGCGCTGGAACGCCCACCCCGACGTGGTCGTGTCCTGCGACACGACCACGAAGTCGTCCGAGGAATGGGTCACCGGGAGACCGAGCACCTGCGACCAGAACTCCGCCGCAGCGGACGGGTCGGGGGCGTCGAGGATCACGTGGTGCGCGCGGCCGATCACGGACCCCACCCTGCCGCTACCGTCGCCCCGTGCGCGACCTCGTGGCCGAGTGGACCTCCCCGCAGGGGGTCGAGGACCTGACCGGCTGGGTCGACGACGTCCTCGTCGCCCGCGGCGAGCACCGCCGCGGCCCGCTCGACCCGATCCGGGTCCGCTTCTGGTCGGCCGTGTTCCGCCTCGACACCGACCACGGCCGGCGCTGGGTGAAGCTCGGCAACCCGGGCCAGGCGTTCGAGGGCGCGCTGCTGCGGCAGCTCGGCGCGCTCGTCCCCGACGAGGTGCTGGCCCCGCTCGCCGTGGACGAGACCGCCGGCCGCTGGCTGCTCCCCGACGGCGGTCCGACCCTGCGCGACGCCGGCGCCGAGTCCGTCGCCGACCGCGCCGCGCTGCTCGTCCAGGTGGCCGACCTGCAGCAGCGCACCGCCGGGGAGCGGCACCGGCTCACCGCCGTCCCCGCCCTCCCGCAGGCCGACACGACGCCGTACGTCGTCGCGCTGGTCGACCGGCTCGCCGCCCTCCCCCCGGACGACCCGCAGTCGGTCACCGCCGAGCAGGTCGCCCGGTGGCGCCGTGGCCTCGACGCCCTCGACGCCGCGGTCGCCCGGCTGATCGCGCTCGGGCTGCCCGACACCCTCCAGCCGGCGACGTCCACGCCGACAACGCCTGCGTCCCGCTCCACCCGGGCGGTCCCGCGCGGCTGCTCGACCTCGGCGACGCCGTGTGGGGCCATCCGTTCGGCGTGCTGCACCTGCCGCTGCGCCAGGCCGTCGGGGCCCGGCTCACCGACCCGCTCCCCGAGGGCGACGCCGTCACCGCGCTCGCCGGCGCCTACTCGACCGGTGGCCGGCCGTCCCTCGCGACCCGGGCGAGCGGCGCCGGCTGCTCGACGACGCCGACCGGGTCGGCGCCATCCACCGGGTCGCCTCCTGGGAGCGGCTGCTCGCCCCCGTCGACCCGGCGTCGGTCCCCCCGCCCGTGCCGCGCCTCGCGGACTGGGTGCAGCAGGCGTGCCGGACCTGGGAAGCGGCTGGGTGGTGCGAGCGGCGCGGGACGACCCGGCGCGGGCGGGTCTAGCGTCCGGGAGATGACGACCCCGATGACCCGGCGACGCCGGTTCCGCATCTCGAGCGTGGCCCGCCTCGTCGTCTCCGGCCTGGTCGGCCTCGTCGCCGGCGGGGTCGTCGGGCTCCTCGTCGACGCGCCGTACGGCGTCCTCGCCGGCTGGATGGGCGCGGCCGGCACCTTCCTGATCTGGACGTGGCTGCTCGTCGGGCGCATGGACGCCGACCGGACCCGGCGGCACGCGAGGTACGACGACGCCGGGCGGCGGGTCACCGACGCCGTCGTCCTCGTCGCCGCCGTCGCCAGCCTCGGCGCGGTGGCCCTGCTGCTCACCGCGAGCAGCTCGGGCTCGAAGGTGCTCCAGGCGCTGCTCAGCGTCGTCTCCGTCGCCGTGAGCTGGTTCGCGGTCCACACCATCTTCACGCTGCGCTACGGCGGGCTCTGGTACGGCGACGGGCCGCACGGTCCCGACGGGCCGCCCGCCGGCGGGATCGGCTTCAACGAGGACGACCCACCGCGGTACGCCGACTTCGCCTACTTCGCCTTCACCGTCGGCATGACCTTCCAGGTCTCCGACACCGACATCTCCCGCACGGACATCCGGGCGCTCGTCCTGCGGCACGCGCTGCTGTCCTACCTGCTCGGCGCCGTCGTCGTCGCGGCGACGATCAACCTCGTGTCCGGGCTCGCGCACTGACCTCCCCGGCTCCTCGTGACCCGCGCCACAGGCGCAAGATGGGAGGCATGAGCAGCGACGCGACGCCGTACCGCATCGAGCACGACACGATGGGCGAGGTGCGCGTCCCGCGCGACGCGCTCTACCAGGCGCAGACCCAGCGCGCCGTGGAGAACTTCCCCATCAGCGGGCGCCCGATCGAGCCCGCGCTCATCGCCGCGCTCGGCCGCGTCAAGGGCGCGGCCGCCCGCGCCAACGCCGAGCTCGGGGTCCTGCCGCAGCCGGTCGCCGACGCCGTCGTCGCCGCCGCGGCGCGGGTCGCCGCGGGCGAGCTCGACGACGAGTTCCCCATCGACACCTTCCAGACCGGGTCCGGCACGTCGAGCAACATGAACACCAACGAGGTGGTCGCGACCCTCGCCACGCGGTCCCTCGGCGACCGGGTCCACCCCAACGACCACGTCAACGCGAGCCAGTCGAGCAACGACGTCTTCCCCACCGCGGTCCACCTCGCGACGACGCAGGCCCTCGTCGAGGACGTCGTCCCGGCGCTCACCCACCTCGCGGAGTCGTTGGAGCGCAAGGCCGCCGAGCTCGGGCACGTCGTCAAGGCCGGGCGCACGCACCTCATGGACGCGACGCCGGTGACGATCGGCCAGGAGCTCGGCGGGTACGCCGCCCAGGTCCGGCACGGCATCGAGCGGGTGCGGGCGACGCTCCCCCGGGTCGCCGAGCTGCCGCTCGGTGGGACGGCCGTCGGCACCGGCATCAACACCCCGAAGGGGTTCGCGGAGAGGGTGATCCGCCTGCTCGCCGACGAGACCGGGCTGCCGCTGACCGAGGCCCGGGACCACTTCGAGGCGCAGGGCGCGCGCGACGGGCTCGTCGAGGCGAGCGGGGCGCTCAAGACCGTCGCCGTGTCGTTGACCAAGATCTGCAACGACCTGCGCTGGATGGGCTCCGGCCCGCGCGCCGGCCTCGGCGAGATCGCCATCCCGGACCTGCAGCCCGGCAGCTCGATCATGCCCGGCAAGGTCAACCCCGTCATCTGCGAGGCGACGCTCATGGTGTGCGCGCAGGTCATCGGCAACGACACGACCGTCACCGTCGCCGGGATGCAGGGCGCCTTCGAGCTCAACGTCATGATGCCGGTCATGGCGCGCAACGTCCTCGAGTCGGCGCGGCTGCTGGCCGCCTCCGCCCGGGTGCTGGCCGACCGGTGCGTCGACGGGATCACCGCCCACGAGGAGCACGCGCGCGAGCTCGCCGAGTCCAGCCCCTCGATCGTCACGCCGCTCAACCGGTACATCGGGTACGAGAACGCGGCCGCCGTCGCCAAGACCGCGCTGAAGGAGGGCAAGACGATCCGGCAGGTCGTCGTCGAGAAGGGCTTCGTCGCCGACGACGGCGGGGAGGGCACGCTCACCGAGGCGCAGCTCGACGCCGCCCTCGACGTGCTGTCGATGACGCGGCGCCCTTGAGGCGTCGCGCGGCCGTTCACCTGCGGGACACCCGCCCGGCCTAGGGTCACGAGGATGACGACGGTGCGTCCCCTCGCGGTGCCCACGGGCCCGCGCGTCGCGCAGGTGCTGCCCGCCCTCGAGGCCGCTCTGCGCGGTGGCGCCCCGGTGGCGCCGTACGGGCCGGCGGAGCCGGCCCCGCACCTGCCCGAGCCCGACCGGCTGCCGGACGGGCTCGCCCTCTGCGTCGGCACGTCGGGGTCGACCGGACGGGTCAAGCGCGCGATGCTCACCCGCGACAACCTGCTCGCGTCGGCCCGTTCCACCCACGAGGTCCTCGGCGGCGACGGCACCTGGCTGCTCGCCATGCCCGCCCACCACGTCGCCGGGCTGCAGGTCCTCGTGCGCTCGCTCGTCGCCGGCACCACCCCGGGCGTCCTCGACCTCGGGGGCGGCTTCACCGCCGCCGGCTTCGTCGCCGCGACGGCCGCACTGACCGGCGCGGGGCGGCGCTACACCGCCGTCGTCCCCACCCAGCTCACGCGCCTGCTGGAGGACCCCGCGGGGGCCGCGGCGCTGGCGTCGTACGACGGCGTCCTGGTCGGCGGGGCGGCGACCCCGCCCGCCGTGGTGCGCGCCGCGGCCGCGGTGGGGGTGCGGCTCGTGCGGACGTACGGCGGCAGCGAGACCGCCGGCGGGTGCGTGTACGACGGCCTGCCCCTGCCGGTCAGCGAGGTCCACATCGACAACGACGGTCACGTCGTCCTCGGCGGCGTGACCGTCGCGCACGGGTACCTCGGCGAGCCGGCGCTGACCGCCGACGCGTTCGCCGTCGACGCCGACGGCACGCGGTGGTTCCGCACCGACGACCTCGGGCGGCTCGACGACGAGGGGCGGCTCGAGATCGTCGGGCGCGCCGACGACGTCATCAACACCGGTGGGCTCAAGGTCACGCCGGGCACGGTCGAGGACGCCGTCTCGCGGTTCGTGCCGGGGGTGCGCGACGTCGTCGTCGTCGGGACGCCGCACCGCACCTGGGGCGAGGCGGTGTCGGCGGTGGTGACCCTGCAGCGGGGCGCGCCGACGCCGTCCCTGCGCGACGTGCGCACCGCGCTGCGCGGCGTCGTCCCCGACCACGCGCTGCCGCAGCGGCTCCTCCTTCTCGACGCGCTGCCGCTGCGCGGGCCGGGCAAGCCCGACCGGCGGGCCCTCGTGCAGGTCTTCGCGGACCAGGACGAGGCGGATGAGACACTGGTCGCTCGACGCACGGACGCGGGGCCCGGCTGAGGGTCCTCGCGAGAGGAGGGAGCCACGGTGCTGCGGGTGGTGCTCACGCTGGCGAGCCTGGCGCTGACCATCTACGCGCTCATCGACTGCCTCCAGACCCCCGACGACCAGGTCAAGCACATCCCCAAGCTGTTCTGGGCGCTGCTCGTCCTGCTCGTGCCGTGGGTCGGGCCCATCTCGTGGCTCATCGCGGGGCGCACCCGCTCGCTGCCGCCGCGCGGCCGGCCCACCGGGCCGAAGGGGCCGGAGGACGACCCCGACTTCCTGCGCGGCCTGTGACCGGCCCGCTCCGCCCGCCCTGCCCCTGCGCACCGAACCCGAAGGTCTGACCCCGCCCGTGGCCACGTTCTCCCAATGGGTCGCCGGTGCGCGACCCCGCACGCTCCCCGCCGCCGTCGCCCCCGTCGCCGTCGGCACCGCCGCCGCGCACGCGGTCGGTCGGGCCGACGCGAGCGGTGCGCTGCTGGCGCTGCTGGTCTCCCTCGCGCTCCAGGTCGGCGTCAACTACGCCAACGACTACTCCGACGGCATCCGCGGCACGGACGCGGTCCGGGTCGGTCCGGTGCGGCTCGTCGGGCAGGAGCTCGCCGACCCGGCCGAGGTCAAGCTGGCCGCGTTCCTCAGCTTCTTCTTCGCCGCGCTCGCCGGGCTGGCGCTGGTCGCGGTGTCGCAGCAGTGGTGGCTGCTGCTCGTCGGGGTGCTCTGCGTCCTCGCGGCCTGGTACTACACGGGCGGGTCGCGGCCCTACGGGTACGCCGGGCTCGGCGAGGTCATGGTCTTCGTCTTCTTCGGGCT includes these proteins:
- a CDS encoding FAD-binding oxidoreductase, encoding MPHARLATPAEHASATREVRAQYASLPQDAPVRLAKRTSNLFRPRAAAVGPGLDVGAFDRAIDVDPVSLTARVQGMTTYEHLVEATLAQGCTPLVVPQLKTITLGGAVTGLGIESTSFRNGLPHESVLEAEVLTGDGEVVTATPDGEHADLFRSFPNSYGSLGYALSLTIEVERVHPYVALRHVPFHDLSAVTDAIAAIMRERRWDGEPVDFLDGVVFSRDEAYLTLGRWADSLDEHPDGPGTRPSDYTGQQVFYRSLQQRERDLLTVRDYLWRWDTDWFWCSRAFGAQHPLVRRLWPKSRLRSDVYWKIVAFENRHKVMARLDERRGRPARERVVQDVEIPLSRTAEFLDWFLREVPVEPLWLCPVQLRPDPLRGGEAPVTGSSPWPLYPMEVGTPYVNVGFWSTVPILPGRRDGDTNRAIEDQVHELGGHKSLYSDAYYDEETFAALYGGADYALVKKRYDPRGRLPSLYDKAVRAR
- a CDS encoding GNAT family N-acetyltransferase encodes the protein MSTAAVPPALDYPWPADDLTDGVVVVRAARPGDEEAWMSALTDPEARRWSPPLVRDEAQWRDRFTTMLGQTATDAVVDRVVADPGDDRFLGLVDWRRTGPELFRCVDVGYVTAPGERGRGVASRGLSLLVPWLLAADGLGQHRVQLDHAVENVGSCRTAVRGGLRREGTRTSFLPLAEADGVVVFHDICQHGVVGAD
- a CDS encoding 3-keto-5-aminohexanoate cleavage protein; protein product: MLQVCLNGARRPFEGVPVTAARLAAQAAAAVAASAHGIHVHPRADGGAETLDGDLHRLVLAAIREAAPGVPVGVSTHEAIEPEPVARLAAVRRWPGPADGGPDHASVNWHEDGAVEVAQALHENGIGIEAGLFTPLAAAALAESRWPQRVLRVLVEAIPGTTPGAEGLWAAERIIAALGPVPCPLLVHGEEQWTWPVLRWAQRQGHDTRIGLEDTLLDEHGLRVTDNASLVTQALAGGATT
- a CDS encoding o-succinylbenzoate synthase; translation: MTAPLPPLGELREASRLVSIPLRVRFRGVTHREALLLRGPAGWGEFAPFLEYNAPEASRWLAAAVEAAYDGFPVPLRDTVPVNATVPALPADDVAGLLARYDGCRTAKVKVAEKGQTLDDDVARVAAVRDVMGPGARVRVDANGGWSVGEATTALAALAPYGLEYAEQPCVSVEELVALRESLRQKRIDVLVAADESVRKAEDPVRVARLGAADLVVVKVAPLGGVRRALEVVQACGLPAVVSSAIDTSVGIAAGAALAAALPDLPHDCGLGTVELLTDDVVTNPLVPVAGHIPVGAPDVDEDALERLAAPPDRVAWWHERLAACHAVLAAGG
- a CDS encoding NUDIX hydrolase; amino-acid sequence: MPTPDFILALRDKVGTMPLWLSGAAAVVVRDRQDAGGEEVLLVQRSDTLEWTPVTGIVDPGEEPAVTAVRECLEEACVVARADRLVWVTVSPVITYANGDESQYLELVFRCSWVSGEPAVGDDESVDARWFPVDALPPMSDRHAERVRLALANAPETVFTR
- a CDS encoding 1,4-dihydroxy-2-naphthoyl-CoA synthase, yielding MSEPVQRSVSETFDPSAWTAVEGFEDLTDVTYHRAVGLGAVRVAFDRPEVLNAFRPHTVDELHRVLDHARRTPDVGCVLLTGNGPGPEGTGSAGKWAFCSGGDQRIRGRSGYQYATGETGDTVDERRVKAEGGRLHILEVQRLIRTMPKVVVAVVNGWAAGGGHSLHVVCDLTIASREHARFKQTDADVGSFDGGYGSAYLAKMVGQKRAREIFFLGRTYSGEEMREMGAVNLVADHAELEATALQVAREIMGKSPQAQRMLKFAFNLLDDGLMGQQVFAGEATRLAYMTDEAVEGRDQFLEKRDPDWSPFPWYF
- a CDS encoding tetratricopeptide repeat protein, whose amino-acid sequence is MIGRAHHVILDAPDPSAAAEFWSQVLGLPVTHSSDDFVVVSQDTTTSGWAFQRAPGLAPSTWPDPRVPQQVHLDVMVDDVEAADDAVRRLGARSLDAAAHVWADPAGHPFCLVPRPGWAPPVGGATDPARAELDAELDRIVAARDRDAMQPTIEALHRVLVEHPDDARVLYEVGGAHDTAGEEEVARGFYERALDAGLEGDVLRRCGVQYGSTLRNLGETERSLVVFAQAREAYPESVSLMAFEALTLHAAGRLDEAVALLLEAVASSAEGGEADDAKRYAAALRGNAEYLRSLAGD
- a CDS encoding DUF1345 domain-containing protein, encoding MTTPMTRRRRFRISSVARLVVSGLVGLVAGGVVGLLVDAPYGVLAGWMGAAGTFLIWTWLLVGRMDADRTRRHARYDDAGRRVTDAVVLVAAVASLGAVALLLTASSSGSKVLQALLSVVSVAVSWFAVHTIFTLRYGGLWYGDGPHGPDGPPAGGIGFNEDDPPRYADFAYFAFTVGMTFQVSDTDISRTDIRALVLRHALLSYLLGAVVVAATINLVSGLAH